DNA from Asanoa sp. WMMD1127:
GACGCGGAGCAGCGGCGCCATCGCCGGGTCGGCCTCGGCGACCGCGTGGAAACCGGTCAGGTCGTCACGCAGGCCGAGCCAGTCGGCGACGGCCCGCTCGACCGCGGTGGCCTCGTCGGGCGTCAGCGCCGAGGCGGCGTGCACCGCCAGCCGCACGCCGCCGGAGGCGTCGGCCCCGACCTCGGCCACCACGGCCGCCCCCGCGGCGGCCCTGGCGGCGTCGGGATGGGCGAACGCCCGCCGCACCCAGCCGTCGGCGATGCGGTGGTCGCCCGCCATGGGCGTGAAGCCCTCGAGCGCGCGGACGCTGAGGGCGAACTCGTAGACCGGAGCGGCCGGCAGGACCGCCCGATGAACCACGGAAGGTGTCATGGGTGAAGGCTCCCGCGGGGGTACGACAAGAACGGCTGGCGTCCCCCTATCGGACGCCAGCCGTTCGTCGCACTTGTATACCCGCCGTTACGCGGCCTGCAGACCCTCCGCACGGGCCAACTCGCGCAGCCGGCCGAGCGCCTGGATCTCGAGCTGGCGGATCCGCTCCCGGGAGAGCGAGAACCGCGACGCCACCTCGGTCAGCGAGTGCTCGCGACCGTCCTCGAGGCCGTAGCGCGCCCGCATGATGCCGGCCGACCGGTCGTCGAGGTGGTTGAGCAGGCTCTCGATGCGCTGCCGCTCGAGCGTCGACAGGACCACGTCCTCCGGCGACGGCGCGTCGTTGTCGGCGACCAGGTCGCCGAGGTTGGTGTCGCCGTCGTCGCCGACCGGGGTGTCCAGCGACACCGTGTCCTGCGACCAGCGGACCAGCTCGTGGACCCGCTCGACCGGCACGCCGAGCGCCGCCGCGATCTGCTCGGGCTCCGGGTCGGAACCGAGCTCGCGGGTGAGCTGGCGGGCGACGTTGCGCATCCGGTTGACGTCTTCCACGAGGTGCACCGGCAGTCGCACGGTGCGCTCCTGCTGCGCGATGGCCCGGCTGATCGCCTGCCGGATCCACCACGTCGCGTACGTGGAGAACTTGAAGCCGCGCTCGTAGTCGAACTTCTCGACGGCGCGGACCAGGCCCGTGTTGCCCTCCTGGATCAGGTCGAGCATCGGCATGCCGGACCGCACGTAGCGCCGTGCGATCGACACCACGAGCCGCAGGTTGGCGCGGATGAACAGGTCCTTGGCCCGGTCACCCTCGACGACCAGCTGCTTGAGCTCCTCGCGCTCCACTCCGGACGGGATCTTGTCCTCGTCGAGAAGGTATTCCGCGTAGAGGCCGGCCTCGATCGACTTGGAGAGCTCCACCTCCCGGGCCGCGTCGAGCAACGGCGTGCGGGAGATCTCGTGCAGGTAGACGCCGACCAGGTCGCGCTCTTCGGCGACCTCGTCCGTGCGCATCACGATGTTGTTCTCCACGTTGCCCACTGTCCCCTCGGTTACCCCAACGTTCTCGTGCTTCACACCGACCTGCCCCTCCCCGGTAACTCGCGAGGTGCCTCATCGGTGCTGACACCTACACAACAGTTGAGACGCTCCAGGGATTCCGTCTTGCGAGTCGAAACTGTCACGAATGCCTGAGTGGTTCCTGAGAGTGAGTGTCATATTCACTCTGCCAACTCTCAGGGATCTGAAGATCGGGTCGCGGGCCTGCCGCCGTTGGCCATCCGCGCGCCCTATTTATCACACCATTTCCCGCATTGCCGCCGCAGCGACGCAGGCCACTGAGCGCATGGGATTCGCGTCACTGCGTAGTGATACGCACCACAGAGCGCCCTGGTTCACGCCCGAAACAGCTCAGCCGAGCAGTGCGAGCGCTTCCCTGACCCGCTCGTTGGAACGCGCGAGGGCCGCCCGGGCTTCCGGAACGGCGGCGCCTGAGACCAGAGACACCAGTGCGGTCTTGAGATCGCCGGCCGCCGCGGTCAGCGCCCGCGTGCAGTCGGGTTCCGGACAGCCGGTCGCCTCCATCAGGATGGAGATCATCCGGCCGCGCAGCTTCGCGTTGGTGGCGGACAGGTCGATCATCAGGTTCGAGTAGACCCGGCCGAGGCGCACCATCACGGTCGTCGAGAACGCGTGCAACACCAGTTTCTGCGCGCTGGCGGCCTTCATCCGGGTCGAGCCGGTGACCACCTCGGGCCCGGTGTCGAGGCCGATGAACAGGTCGACCTCGGCGGCCGCGGCGGCGTGCGGGTCGGCCGCCACGAGCGCGGTCCGCGCCCCGAGTGACCGGGCCTCCCGCAGGGCGCCCAACACATAGGGCGTGCGCCCGGAGGCCGCGAGGCCCATCACCAGGTCGCCGGGGCGCACGCAGTCGCGCGCCTCCGCGGCGCCACCGAGGACGTCGTCCTCGGCGTCCTCGATCGCGCCCCACATGGCGTCGCGCCCGCCGGCCAGGTGCGGGCAGAACCAGTCGACCGGCGACCCGAACGTCGGTGGCAGCTCGGCCGCGTCGACCACGCCGACCCGACCCGACGTGCCGGCGCCGAAGTAGTGCACACGGCCGCCGGCGCCCAGCGCCTCGACCGCGAAGTCCA
Protein-coding regions in this window:
- a CDS encoding sigma-70 family RNA polymerase sigma factor, with the translated sequence MGNVENNIVMRTDEVAEERDLVGVYLHEISRTPLLDAAREVELSKSIEAGLYAEYLLDEDKIPSGVEREELKQLVVEGDRAKDLFIRANLRLVVSIARRYVRSGMPMLDLIQEGNTGLVRAVEKFDYERGFKFSTYATWWIRQAISRAIAQQERTVRLPVHLVEDVNRMRNVARQLTRELGSDPEPEQIAAALGVPVERVHELVRWSQDTVSLDTPVGDDGDTNLGDLVADNDAPSPEDVVLSTLERQRIESLLNHLDDRSAGIMRARYGLEDGREHSLTEVASRFSLSRERIRQLEIQALGRLRELARAEGLQAA
- a CDS encoding N-acetylmuramic acid 6-phosphate etherase yields the protein MSGPEVVRVAAPTERRNPASYDLDLLPTRDVLKLINEADQAVPGAVADVLDPVVAAVDFAVEALGAGGRVHYFGAGTSGRVGVVDAAELPPTFGSPVDWFCPHLAGGRDAMWGAIEDAEDDVLGGAAEARDCVRPGDLVMGLAASGRTPYVLGALREARSLGARTALVAADPHAAAAAEVDLFIGLDTGPEVVTGSTRMKAASAQKLVLHAFSTTVMVRLGRVYSNLMIDLSATNAKLRGRMISILMEATGCPEPDCTRALTAAAGDLKTALVSLVSGAAVPEARAALARSNERVREALALLG